The Mycobacterium haemophilum DSM 44634 sequence GATATGCCGCGGCGAGCGGTGGCCAATCATCGAATCCAAAGTGTTGACCGCCCGGTAGACCAAAACACCGGGCACGCCGCCCGCCGTCGCCCACAGCAGCGGCGCCACCGCGGCGTCCGACGTGTTCTCCGCTACCGATTCGAGTGCCGCACGCGTAAGGCCCGCGCCGTCCAGTCCGGCGGGATCGCGCCCGCACAGCGATGGCAGCAGCCGCCGCGCAGCTTCGACGTCGCCGCGATCCAGCAGCCGTGACATCGCCAAGCCGGTGTGTGCCAGGGAGGTTCCCCCCAATGACACCCAGCTCGCTGTGGCGGTGGTCGCGATCGACCAGAGCCGACCCCGGCGTCCGGCGCTGCGCTGCAGCACCATGCCCAGCACGCCGACCACCCCCACCAACAGGCCCAGGTGCACGCCGCCGGCAATCCTGCTGTCGCGGTAGGTGACGTGCTCCAACTTCGCGGCCGCCTGGCCAAACACCGCGACCGGGTGACCTCGTTGCGGGTCACCGAGCACCAGGTCAGCTAGGTAGCCGGCCAGCACGCCGACGAGCCGGATTGGCATAGCGGTGGGTTGCGAAGAACGCGCGAATGTTCTCAACAAACAGCTCCGGTTGTTCAAATGCGGCAAAGTGATCGCCGCGCGGCGTGGTTGTCCAGTGTGTGATGCGGTAGTGGCACGCGCCTTCGGCGCGTCCACCGTGAACTGTCGGATCGGTCAGCGGCTCAATCACTTTGTGAAACTCCACGATCGAACCCGGCCAGCCGTGGGTGCATCTACACACTCGGCCGCGGGCCATCGGGTGCGCGCTAGGCGGAAACGTAAATCGTCGAGAACGTCGTCAGGAACGTTGATGCGAAACGACTTCACCGACAGACGCCTTTGCGGCTCGGCGCCAGCGTCACCAATCCTCGGGTAGCTTGTGCCCGACCTCGCCCTTGGCCTGCTCCAGATCAGTCACCCGGCTGTCCGCCGCCTGAATCAACGTACGGACGTTCTCTAGCAGTTCGCGCATATCGGCGCGCAGCGCATCCACTGCGGCATACAGATCCGCCTTGGTCGCCGGCTGTTGCTCGGACGACAGCGGCCCGACGGACGGTACTCGTCCTGCTGCTTTTTTCGGCACCGCCCTGCCGCTCTGAAAATCAGATTGCTCGTCCACGCCCCCGACCTTGCCATACCGGCTCAGCACCGACAACGGACCCCCAGAGATACCGCTGGTGTGGCGGACGGACTCGCCTTTCGCGGCAAGGACCTTATGATGCAGATTTGCCTGGTAATGTACGTACATTCGCCGTACACTGCGCCGCGCGCAAGTGAGGTGTCATCGTGGCAGTCAAGACGAAGCGCATCGAGCTTCGCGCGGAGCAAGCGACCTTGGACCGCATTCAGCGAGCCGCCAATGTTGTGCATGAGCAGACCTCGGAGTTCGTGCGGAAAGCTGCGATGCAACGCGCTGAGGACGTCCTGCAGCAGCAGCTGTTAACGGTGATGGAGCCCGAGCAATTCGACAAGCTGATGTCCTCGCTGGACATTGCTGACGCCGCGCCGCGACTGGCGGCAGCCGCACGTAAGCCTGTGGTGTTCACCAGGCGCTGACGAGTGTTCGAGTCCGCGCGGCTGAACGACGGCCACACGTTGGAAGGGTTCAACTGCGGCAAGGAGACACTGAACACCTGGCTGGTCAAGCAGGCCCGCCGTGTGGATAGCAGCGGAGTAGCGCACGTGTACGTGTGGACTCCGCTCGGGGAATCGAAGGTCTGTGCCTATTTCGCCATCTGCCCCACCGAGGCCGTACGCAAAGATGACGGCGTGTCGGGACCCATGGCGGGGGGCTATTCCCGCATACCCGGGTACTTGATTGCTCGTCTGGCAATCGATGCAGCACTGCATGGACAAGGCTACGGCGAGCAGTTGCTCCTGGATGCGCTGGGGAAAGCCGTCGCCGCATCGGAGATCGGTGGCGGGCGGCTCATCGTCGTCGATGCGATAGACGACGCAGCGCAGTCCTGCTACGGCATTACCACTTCATCCCAGTCAGCAACCGCGAGCGTCGTCTGGTGATGAAGGTGTCCACCGCGGCGAAGGCCCTTGGGGCGCGCTGGCAGCACTGAATACCGGGCCGCCATTCGGAGACAGGCCGAATTCGGTTGTCTCGTAATGGCTCTCAATTCGGCCTAACCAGGGGTTGTGCTCATCACCGGGACCTACGGTTTGCCGCTGCCCGAATGCATCTGAACGTGCAATGACTCTTCAACCTTAAGCGGGCAGGTAGCCCATTGATTTTGTTCGGCGTGTCCGACAGCTGAGAGCCCTTGCTACGACAG is a genomic window containing:
- a CDS encoding DUF1778 domain-containing protein, which produces MAVKTKRIELRAEQATLDRIQRAANVVHEQTSEFVRKAAMQRAEDVLQQQLLTVMEPEQFDKLMSSLDIADAAPRLAAAARKPVVFTRR
- a CDS encoding N-acetyltransferase, which produces MFESARLNDGHTLEGFNCGKETLNTWLVKQARRVDSSGVAHVYVWTPLGESKVCAYFAICPTEAVRKDDGVSGPMAGGYSRIPGYLIARLAIDAALHGQGYGEQLLLDALGKAVAASEIGGGRLIVVDAIDDAAQSCYGITTSSQSATASVVW
- a CDS encoding cobalamin biosynthesis protein, which translates into the protein MPIRLVGVLAGYLADLVLGDPQRGHPVAVFGQAAAKLEHVTYRDSRIAGGVHLGLLVGVVGVLGMVLQRSAGRRGRLWSIATTATASWVSLGGTSLAHTGLAMSRLLDRGDVEAARRLLPSLCGRDPAGLDGAGLTRAALESVAENTSDAAVAPLLWATAGGVPGVLVYRAVNTLDSMIGHRSPRHIRFGWAAARLDDAANYVAARATAALVVVCAPVVGGSPSGAVRAWRRDAARHPSPNAGVVEAAVAGALGVRLGGPTQYHHELQIRPTLGDGRLPTVADLRRAVVLSRAVQAGAVLLAGLSIYRRRP